The Leclercia adecarboxylata region CCGCTGGCAGTTCGGCCAGTGGGCAGACACGTTCAATCAGGCCATTCGCGACAACAATCGCATGGTCATCCAGAATTTCATGGCCGGTATAAATCCGACCGTGGGTTAAAGCGTACATAACGACCCCCGGTTTAAAAATAGCATCCCGTCTCTGCAGGCAGAGACGGCGTCACATTACAGACCTTTAATGTTTTCTGCTTCTAATTCGTTGAAGTATTTCAACGTCTTCACTTTCAGTTCCATGGTAGAAGGTTCGTCGCATACGACAACCGCTTTCGGGTGCAGCTGCAGACAGCTGATGGTCCACATGTGGTTGACGTTGCCTTCTACCGCTGCCTGAAGCGCCTGCGCTTTCACGCTGCCCAGCACCAGAATCATCACCTCTTCCGCGTCCAGCAGGGTACCCACGCCAACGGTCAGCGCGTATTTTGGCACCTGGTTAACGTCACCATCAAAGAAACGGGAGTTTGCCACACGCGTGTCATGGGTCAGTGTTTTGATGCGGGTACGGGAGGCCAGAGAAGAGGCGGGTTCGTTAAACGCGATATGACCATCGTTACCTACGCCACCCATGAACAGGTGGATTTTACCGTAAGCGCGGATTTTTTCTTCATAATGACGGCATTCGGCGTCAATATCCGGTGCATTACCATCCAGCAGGTTAATATTTCCCGGTTTAATATCAATGTGATCAAAGAAGTTACGGTGCATGAAGCTATGGTAGCTTTCCGGATGCTCTTTTGGCAGACCAACGTACTCGTCCATGTTGAAGGTGACAACATGCTCGAAGCTAACCTGGCCCGCTTTATGCATCTCAACCAAGGCTTTATAGGCGGTAAGAGGTGTGCCACCGGTAGGCAGGCCGAGTACAAAAGGACGATCGGCAGTCGGTTTGAATGCGTTAATACGATTTACGATATGGCGGGCAGCCCATTTGCCGACTTGTTCTGCGGTTGCCAGGGGGATCAGTCTCATTATTCACCTCTGAAGTTTAGTAAGAGTTGGCGGATTGCTTGTCGGGGCATGATCTAAGCCTAACCTGGTTCACACCGAGAGGGGGCAATTCGTCTTGATTTTTCGTATCATAAAATAAGTTTTCACTGTTTGCCAGTCCGGGGGAGGGGTAGAAACAATATTTGGTGACAAAACTCACAAAAAGTACGCGTTTAATTTGCGATACGA contains the following coding sequences:
- the nagB gene encoding glucosamine-6-phosphate deaminase produces the protein MRLIPLATAEQVGKWAARHIVNRINAFKPTADRPFVLGLPTGGTPLTAYKALVEMHKAGQVSFEHVVTFNMDEYVGLPKEHPESYHSFMHRNFFDHIDIKPGNINLLDGNAPDIDAECRHYEEKIRAYGKIHLFMGGVGNDGHIAFNEPASSLASRTRIKTLTHDTRVANSRFFDGDVNQVPKYALTVGVGTLLDAEEVMILVLGSVKAQALQAAVEGNVNHMWTISCLQLHPKAVVVCDEPSTMELKVKTLKYFNELEAENIKGL